The following is a genomic window from Aphelocoma coerulescens isolate FSJ_1873_10779 chromosome 5, UR_Acoe_1.0, whole genome shotgun sequence.
GCTGGGATCCCCCCCCGCCACTCACTTCTTGCCCGTGTCCCCACACAGGTGTCCGTGGCAGCACAGCCGCAGCGGTGACCGTGGGGACTGTGCCTGTGCCAACTGTCCTGTGCGTGGTGCTGGGGacgctgctgtgcctggccctgGGCGCCCTGGCCGTGCTGCTGCGCCGTGCCCGCGCCTGGCGCCGAGGTGGGTCCAGGCGGGTGGGGGCTGGCACAGACCCGGTTTGGGGGTTCCGGGGCTCCTGCGCTGCGGAACAGCTCAGAAGGTGGGCAGGGgtgcccccggtgccacccACGGTGGCCAGGGCCCCAGGTAAACGCTGCGTCTCGTTCcaggccctggcagagctgcagatgCCATTGCCAACGCTGTCTACGAGGAGCTGGACTACACCGCGATGCCGGAGTACCAGGAGGTGCCCAGTCGGCCAAGTGGGTGCAGCCCCTGTGGCCCAGCTCTGCCCGGAGAGggggctctgccccacagccccatggCAGCTCAGGGTCCCGGTGGCCCAGCAGTGGCTCCTCGCCAGGGGCTGGGGATGTCCCTCAGTCCCACGGCAGCCCCTCTGTGTGGTGTGAGGTTGTGTCACCCTCAGTGCCACTTGAGGCCGCACCCAAGTCCCTGTTTCTCCCCTGCAGGTTCCCTGTCAGAGGGGTCGGTGAAGAAGCTGCCCTATTACACCGGGGACAGCGCGGAGGGGAGTGACACCGAGGGAACCCCAGGTAAGGCCACAGGGCAGGAACCCAGTGGGGAGTGCTGGGGACATGGCACACACTCGGGCAGGGGAGCTGAGGGGACAAGTCCCCCTCTTGTTAGTGTGTAGCAAGCATGGCCTTTCCCTGTGGGACCCAAGGGCCACCAGCACATCCCTGGTGGCAAGGCCGTTGAGCATGGCAGAGCCAGACCCCTGCCAGGGCCACTGGGTCACTGCCATGGACCCCTGTGCCTGTCCCAgagccccctgcccggcccgagCACGGAACCCCGGATGGCTACGACGATGCCCTAGGTGTGGCACAGGAgccccctgctcccagcactggggACATCTCCGAGGGCGTGGCACAGAGGAGGTGGATCTGTGTCCTCCCCACAGGTAAGAGGGCTCCCAGCTgccctgtcccctctgcagAGGCACTCCATGGCAGGGTTTGGCTGTGGGGGTGGGCAGGGATCCGGCTGCAGATCCACGggtgctgcagccagagcccaggTGGGGTTTGTCAGGAGGGACACGGAGCCGTCTGCCCCCCTGCACCCTTCTGTGCTGTCCCCAAGGTGGGATCTACTCCCCTCCAAGTGCCCCAGGAGCCACCAGGACCCCCTCGGAACAGCCCCCGGTGCACACAGACTATGATGATGTCGGCAGCAGCGCCCTGGGGCCGTCGCCATGAGGATGccgcagccctggggacacgtgTCTGGCGCTGTGGTGGGGCCCTGTCCCCAGGAAGGggtggccctgcccacagaggtcacccctccctgtgcagcagtgcaggaaaacAGCTCCTGAGTAGGGATTTTCTTGGATTTCTGTCagaatttccctttttctcttattaaagactgtcgtggtttgacactggcccgATGCCAGGCACCCAGGAGAGTTACttgctcaccctcccctgcctcagctgagcagaggagagaggggaaaaacacttcaagggcaaaacaggcttaaGTTAAAGTTATAAAGTGAATGTAttgctaacagaatcagaggaggataatgagaagcaaaataaaCCCTCAAACACACCTTTtctcccccctgcccctccctccttcccctgacGGCACcgggagacagggcatgggggtttggtcagttcatcaccgaGATTTTCTTCCGCTGCTccgggagaggagtccttcccctgtgagcctgtggggtccctcccacaggagacagctcTCCACGAACCTCTCCCACGTGGCTCcactctcagcagcagcagccaccccgcccctgctgcagcgtgagtccctcccacgggcacacagtcctcccaaaactgctgtgccgTGGGTCTCTTCCACGGGGGGCCGGGCCCCAAGGACAGGCTGTTCCAGCCTGGAAGCGGGGCCCTCTCTCCCCACCGGGTCTTCCACTGgaacacagcctcctccaggcctccacctgctctggcacgGGCACCACCtccccctggggctgcaggtggatctctgcatcccccgtggatccccgtgggctgcaggggcacagctgcttcaccatggtctgcaccacggcctgcagaggccCCTCGGCTCcagggcctggagcacctcctccccctccttctccactgcctGTGGTGTCCCATGTTGTtttcctcacatgttctcaccatctcctcttctctgactagaaggcaaaaaaaaagatgttgttttgattttcttcttaaatatgtgtcacaggttagcaagcatagtcccggaagggttgtccttgctaaggggtgcttacagtttcctctgggacctgatagagcctatcagctggccaggttgaatatggacaattctttaagccacttaaagttgtgacagcctctgtgatacacacttaagaatagacaaactccccccccaagctctctctcatttccagtgctgggacaggtggctgcgggccacgtgtgggggccagcgggcccggccaggccctgctcgggccaggccgggccgggctacggccatcctggagccatgggcctgttccagctgtggaacccccccccactgccttgccgtgggcagccggagcggctcggctctccccctctcctcttcgataagaaaaattcaacattccagctgcaaagctgcaaggctgaggtgagattaacccttttattgctgtgaagagctgaaaacccgagggaagagagagagaggagatgcttaaagctgaaattctgttgtgaaacTATggtatatcagagtatcccgttgtaatttcatgaagatatggggggtggagtgttcaacccgtaagcaaaagcacctgcgctgagataggcagatgctgacgcagctgtaatttcatgagaagtttggacagggagagatggaccagatgaggacttttgctccaaatgggaaaggagaaaacctcagttcctagagatgctcccagagatagtcctaaagatgaagatgaggaagaccctttgctcccagggaaggagaagggcctctgttttttgtttctgaacggctcaaccttaaaattgtaccccagaaaacttcaagagtggaccctcgagaGCAgctgcgggaaaagctgcaagtcgggggaagggactcgcggagagactcctcttcctaaatggactgaacaatatttggaagtgggcggctgtctcgttgtgatcatgttttcatagcactagcaagaagagacttctcttcctaaatggactgaacaaggttattatggaagtggtaaacagactgaacatcttaagggttgtctttttacattgtcagtgggagaagggaggaaggtggggggaggaggagagttctgaaggtggtataattatttttttcatttttttaggtctgttaataaacttctttatattctttcaagtttggtgcctgctttgcgtttctcctaattcttatctcaaagaagataaacagtaatgagcaTTTTGGGCCATACTACTacaatatgtcatcacagaggtgttaccaagctctctcattggcccagttttggccagcagcatgtccatcttcagagccatcagccgttggctctgccagacatggtggAAACTTGCAGGAGCTTCTCACAGGAGCCCCCTCTGTGGCCCTCCCTGCTACCacaaaccaggccatgcaaaaccaATACAAAACGCAAACTGTCTGGAGACTGAGTTCCAGGGCTGGGACCTCACTGCGGGGCTGGCACCTCCATCCCGGGTACATCAGCCATCCCTCGGGGACGTGGGGCAGGAACTGGAAGCACAGAAGCATCCCTGGGCACGGTGGGCTAAAGGGGAAGGGCACAGGGAGATTGCTGGGCTTGGCCGTGGCAGGGCCCTCAGCCCAGGCTCCGCAGCGGGCAGGCgggatgctgcagctgctggcagagctgcaggatgcCGTGGGCTCCCAGCTCGTTGTCCCTCAGGTCCAGGCAGGTGAGACGGGGCCCCTGCAGCAGCCgcgtggccagggctgggcacagcaggcGCCCGAGAGCCGGCAGCTGCCCAGCCTGTGGGGCCGAGGGAAACAGGGAAGGAGGGCTTTGGCTTCGGCTCggtgagctgctgcaggtgaaaAGGGCGCAGCAGTGGCTGAGGTcctcgcagcagcaggggctggtgAGGCGAGAATGCCGCAGCCCAACGGGAAGCCTCGGGAAAGACCCTCAGAGCCGACCGAGGGCCCCCAGAGGTATCCGTGGGCCCGGAGAGctcctgtcccctctgcccgGGGCAGCAGGCACCCAGCCGCACACCGGCCTCCGGTTCGGGTGCCCGCAGCCACCGGCCCCGCTTTGGGCTCCGTGCCGTGCGTGCGTCTCTCAGCGGAGCAGGTCCGGGCCACTGCCCGGTGCCGCAGTGCCCGGCAGCGCGGAGGgacggggcagggcagctcctcccgccgccgcgCAGCGAGGGATTCCTGGGGTGCCGGTGgatggggagcagctgcagttccAGCTGCTCGGTTTGCTGTGCGTGGGAAGTGCCGGAACTCTGCATAGCAAAGGGCCCGGGAAACCGTGGCCCcggccaggtgagggacagtgagagacacagcaggagacgaggatgaggaggaagagagactTCAGTGTGGACTTTGGTGTGCTTGGAACAGGAGGGGGGTCACATCTCAGGGACCCTCTCTGGAGGCACCAGCTCGGGCTGTTTCTGTGTTCCTGCGCCAGCAGGAAGTGGATTTATCGAGGGAGACACCTGCGACCGTGGCATGGGAAACCTGGGGTGGGAGCGGTGAGGAAGCGAGGTCTGGTGTGGGTTTCTGGGGAGCCAGCGGGGCCAGCGCGGGTCGCTGGGGCCGCGGCTGTGAAGGGGCGGCGGCGCCAGCAGGGAGAGTGGATTGCTGCGCTGGGAGCGTGCTGACAGAGCCTGGTGAATGGTGAGACGGGGAAGTTTCCTGAAGCGCGCGGCCGCCGAGCTgccgggggccggggcggcggggcaggggcagcgCGGAGCCGCGGCGTTCTCGGTGGCAGCGCAGGTGTCGGGAGCCGCGTGCGGTCGATGCCGACGCCGGGAGCCGCCGGGGGGTAACCGCCTCCTTCCTGCGCTGGCGGCGAGGCGAGCGCGGGGCCGCAGCTGCGGCAGCAGCGCCATGTGCCAGCGCCGCCGCGAGGGCCCGGGGAGCCGGCAGCTGCCACccccgcgggggctgcgggcacgGCGGGAGGGGAGCACCCCAAGGACGGGGGCTTCGGGCTCTGCAGGTGCCGGGGCTGAGGGTGGTCGCAGTGCGgcttttggtgggatttggggtgcagcGTGTCCCCATCAGTGAGGATGGCTCTCGGCAGGCTCCGGCAGCGGGGTTGGAGGCACGGGGGGGTGCAGGAAGGGCCCCCGCAGGCCAGGTGCTGTGGGGGGGCTGTCTCCCCCCGGGGACATCCGGGTGGCAGCCCACTGTGGCGGGCTGTGTGACGCCAGAAGCGGAGGCGAGCCTCATATTTGGGCACGGAGCAGGTTATTGGAGGCCGCGGCCCCGCAGCCGGGAGATGAGGCGCTGATAAAGggtgccctggtgctgctgctgctgcctccgttGGCTCGGGCGCTGCCGAGACATCCCCCGGCTGCGCTGGGCTCGGGGCCGGGGCCATGGGGCCGGCGGtggcgctggggctgctggtgtGCGTGCGGCTGTGTGCGGGTGAGCGccgggcggcgggagcggggcccgcGGCGGTGGCGGGCCCGGCTCAGCACCCTCCGTGCCGCAGGCTCCGGGGAGCTGCGTCTGgtgggcggcggcgggcgctgtGCCGGGCGCGTGGAGGTGAAGCACGGCGGTGAGTGGGGCTCCGTCTGCGTCTTCGACTTCGACTGGGAAGCCCGCTGGGCCATCGTGGTGTGCcggcagctgggctgtggccgggTGGCCACGGCGTCCCCGTACGCCCCGTTCGGGCAGGGCAGCGGGCGCATCTGGCTGCAGCCCTTCTTCTGCCGCGGCACCGAGGAGGCGCTGGAGCAGTGTCCGCACTTCGGCTGGGGACAGCACTTCTGCGGCCACGAGTGGGATGTGGGGGTGACCTGCAGAGGTGAGGGGACGCGctggccgtgccggggctgccaCCTTGTGCTTGAGCATCCCCGGCAGGGCTGAGCCGAGCCGGTGTCCCGGTGCAGATGCCGTGGAGCTGAGGCTGGCGGGCGGCGGCAGTCCCTGCGCCGGGAGGGTGGAAGTGAAGCTTCGGGGACGCTGGGGCTCGGTGGGAGATGACTTCTGGGACATGGAGGACGCCGAGGTGGTGTGCCAGCATCTGGGCTGTGGCTCGGCTGCCGGTGCCTACTTTGCCGTGGAGAGCTTTGGTGCAGGGGATGGGCCCGTCAGTCTGGCCAGGGTGGACTGCAAAGGAAATGAGTCCACTCTCTGGGACTGCGAGATCCGTGGCTGGGGACCCTATGGCAGCATCCATACCTTCGACACTGCTGTTACTTGCCAAGGTAGGAGCCGGACTGGGGGGGGGAGATGAGGCACCTCATGCACGTCCCTGGACACTGATCCTGCACTTCTCCGTCAGGATTTTCCCGGCTGGTCGGAGGTGATGGAGCCTGTGCCGGGCGGCTGGAGGTACGGCAGGGCCGGGCCTGGGTGGGTGTCTGCGAGGATCAGGTGGACATGAAGGTGGCGCAGGTGGTTTgccgggagctgggctgtggagcGGCGCTCTCCATCCCCGGCAGCGAGCGATTTGGGGCAGGATCGGGGCCGCTCTGGGGCGGGGGCTTCCAGTGCAATGGCACCGAGCCCCTCCTCAGCGCCTGTGCCCGGCATCCgccccacagccagggctgcagcacGGGCCCTGCCAGCGTCATCTGCTCCCGTAAGtgccggggacaccgggggctGTTGGGGTCCCTGCAGCATCGCCCCCCTCAACGCCCTTTCTGCCACAGCCTACACGGGCTTCCGGCTGGGCAACAGCAGCTCGGGATGCACCGGGCGGGTGGAGGTGGCAGTGAGGGGGACGTGGGGGTCCGTCTGCGCCAGCGAGTGGGAGCTGGCCGATGCCCACGTCCTGTGCCGCCACCTGGGCTGCGGCCGCGCCTTCACCGTGCCCCCGGGAGGCTCCTTTGGCAGCGGGGACGGGCCACTGCGGCCGGACGCCTTCGGCTGCAGCGGGAGCGAGCGGCACCCGGGCGAGTGCCCCGTGGCCGTGCTGGGGaagcccccctgtgcccccggaAACGCCGCTGCCGTCAACTGCTCAGGTGTGTACGGCACCTGCGGGAGGTGCATTAGGGGCTTTCGGGACCCCCCAAGAACTGGGAGCAGAGGATGCAGGGATGTTTTGGAGTGAAGCATGGTCTGAGCCAGGTGCCACAGCCCCATGCTTCTGCTGGTGATTTTGCAGGAGTTGGTGGCTTTGTCGAGTCCCTGCGGCTGGTGGGGGGTCAGAGCTTGTGCGATGGGTGGCTGGAGGAGACCATAACCAGCCCGGCATGGCGCCGTGTGCCTGTGGAGCAGTGGAAGTCATGGGATGTCCACATGGTTTGcgcagtgctgggctgtggtATTCCCAAGGACGTTTACACCTCCTTGGATCTGGGCATTTTTGCGGGCAGCACCAGCCTGGACATTTTGGACATGGGTTCTGCACTGACTAGCAGCGGTGAGAAGATGGATGAGGAGATGGACGATGTCTTAGGGACGAGTCTTGTACCAACAAGCAGCCATGAGAAGATGggtgaggagctggagaacaTGGACGATGTCTCAGGGATGGACATTGCACCAACAAGCAGCCATGAGAAGATGGGTGAGAAGCTGGAGAACGTGGACGATGTCTCAGGGATGGGCCCTGCACCAATCACCAGGCCTGAGGAGTTGGTCATTGTCTGCTCAGGTGGGTGTTCcgagaagggctggaggtggcggTGCCCCAAGCAGCCACCCCAACCCGGTGCTTCGGTGCCCGCAGGCAGCCGGCGGGTGAGGCTGGTGGGGAGCTCTGGGCGCTGTGCCGGGCGCGTGGAGGTCTATTCCAGTGGCACATGGAGCGCCGTCTGCCAGGAAGGCTGGGATCTgcaggacgctgctgttgtctgccgggagctgggctgtggcacgGCGCTGGAGGCACCGAGCTCGGCACGCTTCGGTCCCGGCACGGGGCCGCTGTGGCCGTACATCCCTGACTGCTCCGGGACCGAGGAGTCTCTCTGGGAATGTGGGCGTTCGGAACAGCGCAAGTGCAGGCTTGGGGCAGGGGCCGTCTGCTCAGGTCAGTGCCGGGCACCCCAGATCGGGGTCCAGCAGAGCCCCCGGGGGGTTCCTGGCCGTGCCGTGACCGCCCTGCACCccttgcagagcagctctccgTGCGGCTGGCGGGCGGCCGCGGGCGCTGCCGCGGgttcctggaggtgtcccacaACGGCACCTGGGGCCGCGTGTGCGCCaatggcaccagccccggcaccgccaaCACCGTCTGCCaacagctgggctgtggggaccGGGGCTGGCTGTCGGCGTTCCCCGCCCAGCAGCCGGCCCCCGCCTGGCTGGCCTGGGTGGGCTGTGAGGACGGGGCCCGCTCGCTCTGGGGGTGCCCCTCGGCACCCTGGAATCTGCAGAGCTGCGGCCCAGGCGGGGACGCCCATGTGGCTTGTGAGGAGGACAGTGATGGCATCACTGAGACAGACACTACCCCCCATCCCGACGGTGCCACGAGCACAGGTAGCTCTGCCCGTGCCAGCACCCCCAACGCCAGGATGGCTGGGATCCCCCCCCGACTCACTTCTTGCCCGTGTCCCCCCACAGGTGTCCGTGGCAGCACAGCCGCAGCGGTGACCGTGGGGACTGTGCCTGTGCCAACTGTCCTGTGCGTGGTGCTGGGGacgctgctgtgcctggccctgGGCGCCCTGGCCGTGCTGCTGCGCCGTGCCCGCGCCTGGCGCCGAGGTGGGTCCAGGCGGGTGGGGGCTGGCACAGACCCGGTTTGGGGGTTCCGGGGCTCCCGCGCTGCGGAACGGCCCTGAAGGTGGGCAGGGGTGACCCCGGTGCCACCCACGGTGGCCAGGGCCCCAGGTAAACGCTGCATCTCGTTCcaggccctggcagagctgcagatgCCATTGCCAACGCTGTCTACGAGGAGCTGGACTACACCGCGATGCCGGAGTACCAGGAGGTGCCCAGTCGGCCAGGTGGGTGCAGCCCCTGTGGCCCAGCTCTGCCCGGAGAGggggctctgccccacagccccatggCAGCTCAGGGTCCCGGTGGCCCAGCAGTGGCTCCTCGCCAGGGGCTGGGGATGTCCCTCGGTCCCACGGCAGCCCCTCTGTGTGGTGTGAGGTTGTGTCACCCTCAGTGCCACTTGAGGCCGCACCCAAGTCCCTGTTTCTCCCCTGCAGGTTCCCTGTCAGAGGGGTCGGTGAAGAAGCTGCCCTATTACACCGGGGACAGCGCGGAGGGGAGTGACACCGAGGGAACCCCAGGTAAGGCCACAGGGCAGGAACCCAGTGGGGAGTGCTGGGGACATGGCACACACTCGGGCAGGGGAGCTGAGGGGACAAGTCCCCCTCTTGTTAGTGTGTAGCAAGCATGGCCTTTCCCTGTGGGACCCAAGGGCCACCAGCACATCCCGGGTGGCAAGGCCGTTGAGCATGGTACAGCCAGACCCCTGCCAGGGCCACTGGGTCACTGCCATGGACCCCTGTGCCTGTCCCAGAGCCCCCTGCCCGTCCCGAGCACGGAACCCCGGATGGCTACGACGATGCCCTGGGTGTGGCACAGGAgccccctgctcccagcactggggACATCTCCGAGGGCGTGGCACAGAGGAGGTGGATCTGTGTCCTCCCCACAGGTAAGAGGGCTCCCAGCTgccctgtcccctctgcagAG
Proteins encoded in this region:
- the LOC138111006 gene encoding scavenger receptor cysteine-rich type 1 protein M130-like; protein product: MCQRRREGPGSRQLPPPRGLRARREGSTPRTGASGSAGSGSGVGGTGGCRKGPRRPGAVGGLSPPGDIRVAAHCGGLCDARSGGEPHIWARSRLLEAAAPQPGDEALIKGALVLLLLPPLARALPRHPPAALGSGPGPWGRRWRWGCWCACGCVRVSAGRRERGPRRWRARLSTLRAAGSGELRLVGGGGRCAGRVEVKHGGEWGSVCVFDFDWEARWAIVVCRQLGCGRVATASPYAPFGQGSGRIWLQPFFCRGTEEALEQCPHFGWGQHFCGHEWDVGVTCRDAVELRLAGGGSPCAGRVEVKLRGRWGSVGDDFWDMEDAEVVCQHLGCGSAAGAYFAVESFGAGDGPVSLARVDCKGNESTLWDCEIRGWGPYGSIHTFDTAVTCQGFSRLVGGDGACAGRLEVRQGRAWVGVCEDQVDMKVAQVVCRELGCGAALSIPGSERFGAGSGPLWGGGFQCNGTEPLLSACARHPPHSQGCSTGPASVICSPYTGFRLGNSSSGCTGRVEVAVRGTWGSVCASEWELADAHVLCRHLGCGRAFTVPPGGSFGSGDGPLRPDAFGCSGSERHPGECPVAVLGKPPCAPGNAAAVNCSGVGGFVESLRLVGGQSLCDGWLEETITSPAWRRVPVEQWKSWDVHMVCAVLGCGIPKDVYTSLDLGIFAGSTSLDILDMGSALTSSGEKMDEEMDDVLGTSLVPTSSHEKMGEELENMDDVSGMDIAPTSSHEKMGEKLENVDDVSGMGPAPITRPEELVIVCSGSRRVRLVGSSGRCAGRVEVYSSGTWSAVCQEGWDLQDAAVVCRELGCGTALEAPSSARFGPGTGPLWPYIPDCSGTEESLWECGRSEQRKCRLGAGAVCSEQLSVRLAGGRGRCRGFLEVSHNGTWGRVCANGTSPGTANTVCQQLGCGDRGWLSAFPAQQPAPAWLAWVGCEDGARSLWGCPSAPWNLQSCGPGGDAHVACEEDSDGITETDTTPHPDGATSTGVRGSTAAAVTVGTVPVPTVLCVVLGTLLCLALGALAVLLRRARAWRRGPGRAADAIANAVYEELDYTAMPEYQEVPSRPGSLSEGSVKKLPYYTGDSAEGSDTEGTPEPPARPEHGTPDGYDDALGVAQEPPAPSTGDISEGVAQRRWICVLPTGGIYSPPSAPGATRTPLEQPPVHTDYDDVGSSALGPSP